In Candidatus Binatia bacterium, one genomic interval encodes:
- a CDS encoding DUF4118 domain-containing protein produces the protein MPDALKFDRIRKELPGVCATLGLVGVLTIALFSMVWELGLEHGSLVYLLPVVIAATRWGIVSAIVAAVCGVLASAFFFYPPLYSFRITNPQEVVNLILFIFVAVVVSQLATRLKRQLEMARQREIDLRDLYAFSRRLAVAFDVSDIHAAIEDHLATIMQRKVVLFASARDASGSSGRRAGVTVPEAVLTQVVEVASSRRDAISGVTVTAESGDVWLIRAVSPKSSEFGVIAIDLGRESQESSDELRIRVDAVLADATATLERLGVAHAISEARMRAQTDQLREALIGSVSHELRTPLASILGAATVLSAAPALANEKKLRALVHDVRD, from the coding sequence ATGCCCGACGCGCTGAAATTCGACCGCATCCGCAAGGAATTGCCCGGGGTCTGCGCGACGCTCGGTCTGGTCGGCGTCCTGACCATCGCGCTTTTCTCGATGGTGTGGGAATTAGGGCTCGAACACGGCTCCCTCGTCTATCTGCTCCCGGTGGTGATCGCGGCCACGCGCTGGGGAATCGTATCGGCGATCGTTGCAGCGGTGTGCGGGGTGCTCGCCTCCGCCTTTTTCTTCTATCCGCCGCTTTACAGCTTCCGCATCACGAATCCGCAGGAAGTCGTCAATCTGATCCTGTTCATCTTCGTCGCGGTGGTGGTGAGCCAGCTCGCCACCCGGCTCAAACGCCAATTGGAGATGGCTCGCCAGCGCGAGATCGACCTGCGCGATCTTTATGCCTTCTCGCGCCGGCTGGCGGTGGCATTCGACGTGTCCGACATTCATGCCGCGATCGAAGACCACCTCGCCACCATCATGCAGCGCAAAGTCGTCCTGTTCGCCAGTGCGCGCGATGCTTCCGGCAGCAGCGGACGGCGCGCCGGCGTCACGGTGCCGGAGGCCGTGCTCACCCAGGTCGTCGAAGTTGCATCCAGCCGTCGCGACGCCATCAGCGGCGTGACGGTGACCGCCGAAAGCGGCGACGTCTGGCTGATCCGCGCGGTGTCGCCCAAGAGTTCCGAGTTCGGCGTCATCGCGATCGATCTCGGCCGCGAATCCCAGGAAAGCTCGGACGAGTTGCGCATCCGGGTCGATGCGGTGCTGGCCGACGCCACCGCGACGCTGGAACGGCTAGGCGTCGCGCACGCCATCAGCGAGGCGCGTATGCGCGCGCAGACCGACCAGTTGCGCGAGGCCTTGATCGGCTCGGTCAGCCACGAGTTGCGCACGCCGCTCGCCTCCATCCTCGGCGCCGCCACCGTGCTGAGCGCGGCGCCGGCGCTGGCGAACGAAAAGAAACTCCGGGCGCTGGTGCACGACGTGCGCGACGA